In Marinicella rhabdoformis, a genomic segment contains:
- the pyrE gene encoding orotate phosphoribosyltransferase encodes MAQTIMDTAQEFLQLAVDKQVLKFGEFTLKSGRVSPYFFNAGLFDDGASLAQLGRFYAQTIVDSGVEFDMLYGPAYKGIPLATAISVAFYDMFDRNVPVCFNRKEAKGHGEGGQLIGAPLKGNVLIVDDVVSAGTSVRESIEMIRQNDAITCGVAVALDRQERGEGMNSAMQELHREFDVETIAIANLESLLDFLAEDDEALQKVKVYRARFGV; translated from the coding sequence ATGGCTCAAACAATCATGGATACAGCGCAAGAATTTTTACAGTTGGCAGTGGACAAGCAAGTGCTTAAATTTGGTGAATTCACTTTAAAGTCTGGCCGCGTCAGCCCTTATTTTTTTAATGCGGGTTTGTTTGATGACGGGGCTTCATTGGCGCAACTGGGTCGCTTTTATGCCCAAACGATTGTTGATTCTGGTGTTGAATTCGACATGCTTTATGGCCCTGCGTACAAAGGCATTCCATTGGCCACGGCCATCAGTGTGGCTTTTTATGACATGTTCGATAGGAATGTACCCGTGTGTTTCAATCGCAAAGAAGCCAAGGGGCATGGTGAAGGGGGACAGTTGATTGGTGCACCATTGAAGGGCAATGTTTTGATTGTAGATGATGTGGTGTCAGCTGGCACTTCGGTGCGTGAGTCGATTGAAATGATCAGGCAAAATGACGCCATTACTTGTGGCGTTGCTGTGGCTTTAGATCGACAAGAGCGTGGTGAGGGTATGAATTCAGCGATGCAAGAGTTACATCGTGAATTTGATGTAGAGACGATTGCGATCGCTAATTTAGAATCTTTACTGGATTTTTTAGCTGAAGATGATGAGGCCCTGCAAAAAGTAAAAGTCTATCGAGCACGATTCGGGGTCTGA
- a CDS encoding S8 family serine peptidase, whose protein sequence is MLIYKRQLGTMLSINQKHNPDIKCPTQNTLTVDVMANLYLSEEIVKKSLTLMGLFCASLSWSSDNNISFMHHKFDPIIKPPAGTQFNSEKSTAVGLKFIQFNGKIKQNWLTQLKNQGIKLIQYYPDNTYLVWASGQQVESLENLNHIRWTGQFLPEFKYSENLKGKTGVIKNIDVHFYNSGNPQTIISKLEQMGASVAHYYAADTKGQTFDAIIQLDADSVKSIGLIPEVIWAGYQSDLPILDDESTSQTVAGNFDLSNVPELNYSQWLTDIGLDGSGVIWSITDTGVDYTHSDLNTRIVGGYNYPGCEFNDPGDDPASGGHGTHVAGITGGDATGGFTDADGYLYGLGVAPAYSIFAQNPICGSQNSWPPAGGWQELSKQGVLGGAVGSNNSWTSGEGANHGYQATERTIDMAVRDGNFDTPATAEEFIWVFSAGNSGPGSNTLTSPKEAKNVIVTASTDAYRVSGNVDAMSGFSSRGPSVDGRYVPTIAAPGGSIGSTRNDDGGSCGTAIAGTNDLYSLCSGTSMAAPHASGALVLITQWWKQNNAGENPSAAMGKALLVNTAVDINDGVPIPNFNEGWGRINLKNLFQAETTFNFLDQTYIFDNTAETWQVTRSVDDPNKPLRISVAWSDAAGAVGANPALVNDLDLEVTTGGQTYLGNQFNNGTSVVGGSADSINNIENVFIENPGNSVTIKVTATNIAGDGVIYSGDDTDQDFAFVCGNCSVDPDFEIDTTPSNLSVCSPSDAVYGLDVVGISGYTDPVNLSAAGTPANATVNFGSTTVTPGNSTTLTLSAIDMVAPGSYNFDVQGQSTSGTKDYPVSLSVFGSIPGQVTLTDPADNELNIEFMPTFSWQAISNASTYLIEIDDDMNFGSVDYSMTTSEVTHSINTNLNSNTVYYWRVSASNTCGDSIYSDVFSFTTYPAPGDCSIGSSAQEVYGYGFESGLDTWTVGTNIPAGPDTWAINTTNPHTGTNAMHAENVGEVGDQILTSPEISIPNDLNNLTMQFWNNQIIEDGSGQCFDGGLLFVSTDGGNNFDQVTDDKLITDPYDFTLSGQYSNPYGGSNAWCGDPQDWLNSVVDINDYSGQNVIFRFHLATDSSVNHEGWYIDDFKIQGCAIDDNDLIFENGFEVPAP, encoded by the coding sequence ATGCTAATATATAAACGCCAATTGGGCACCATGTTGTCAATCAATCAAAAACACAATCCTGACATTAAATGCCCAACTCAAAACACATTGACAGTTGATGTCATGGCAAATTTATATTTATCGGAGGAAATAGTGAAAAAATCTTTAACGCTCATGGGGTTGTTTTGTGCATCCCTTTCGTGGTCTAGCGACAATAACATCAGTTTCATGCACCACAAATTTGACCCAATAATTAAACCGCCAGCTGGTACTCAATTCAACTCAGAAAAATCAACCGCAGTAGGTTTAAAGTTCATTCAATTTAACGGAAAAATCAAACAAAATTGGTTAACTCAATTAAAAAACCAAGGGATAAAATTGATTCAATATTACCCTGACAATACTTATTTGGTTTGGGCTTCAGGCCAACAAGTTGAATCACTTGAAAATTTAAACCATATTCGTTGGACCGGGCAATTTTTACCTGAATTTAAGTACAGTGAAAACTTGAAAGGTAAAACTGGAGTGATCAAAAACATTGACGTTCATTTTTATAACAGCGGCAACCCTCAAACAATCATCAGCAAACTGGAACAAATGGGTGCATCAGTTGCACATTACTATGCTGCTGACACCAAAGGCCAAACGTTTGACGCCATTATACAGTTAGATGCCGATTCGGTTAAAAGCATTGGACTCATACCCGAAGTCATTTGGGCTGGTTATCAAAGCGATCTACCCATCTTAGATGATGAAAGTACATCTCAAACAGTGGCAGGCAACTTTGATTTAAGTAACGTTCCCGAACTTAATTATTCTCAATGGTTAACAGATATTGGCCTAGATGGTTCAGGCGTCATTTGGTCAATAACAGATACTGGAGTGGATTATACACACAGTGACTTAAACACCAGAATCGTGGGTGGCTACAATTACCCTGGTTGCGAATTTAATGACCCTGGTGATGACCCAGCCTCTGGTGGTCATGGTACACACGTAGCAGGAATTACAGGTGGTGATGCCACCGGTGGGTTTACAGATGCCGACGGTTATCTTTATGGACTTGGTGTGGCACCAGCATACTCAATCTTTGCTCAAAACCCCATCTGTGGCAGCCAAAATAGCTGGCCACCTGCCGGCGGTTGGCAAGAACTATCAAAACAAGGTGTCTTAGGTGGTGCTGTTGGTTCAAATAACAGCTGGACTTCAGGTGAAGGTGCCAACCATGGTTATCAAGCCACAGAAAGAACCATTGATATGGCGGTTAGAGACGGTAACTTTGATACACCGGCTACAGCTGAAGAATTCATTTGGGTTTTCTCTGCAGGTAACTCAGGTCCAGGCTCTAATACTTTAACTTCTCCCAAAGAAGCTAAAAATGTGATTGTCACTGCCAGTACCGATGCCTATCGTGTATCTGGTAATGTAGATGCCATGTCAGGTTTTTCTAGTCGAGGACCTTCAGTAGATGGCAGGTATGTACCTACCATTGCTGCACCGGGCGGGTCAATTGGTTCTACCCGAAATGATGATGGAGGCTCTTGTGGAACAGCCATTGCTGGCACCAATGATTTGTATTCTTTGTGCTCAGGAACCAGTATGGCCGCACCTCATGCCTCAGGCGCTTTGGTGCTGATCACACAATGGTGGAAGCAAAATAATGCCGGTGAAAACCCCAGTGCAGCGATGGGCAAAGCTTTGCTGGTTAATACCGCTGTTGACATCAATGACGGTGTGCCTATTCCCAACTTCAATGAAGGCTGGGGGCGAATCAACTTAAAAAACTTGTTTCAAGCAGAAACCACATTCAACTTCTTAGATCAGACATATATTTTTGATAACACAGCCGAAACTTGGCAAGTGACTCGTTCAGTGGATGATCCCAATAAACCACTGAGAATTTCTGTTGCTTGGAGTGATGCAGCTGGTGCTGTTGGTGCAAATCCTGCACTGGTTAATGATTTAGACTTAGAAGTCACTACAGGTGGGCAGACTTATCTTGGTAACCAGTTCAATAATGGTACTTCGGTAGTTGGCGGTAGTGCTGACAGCATCAACAACATCGAAAATGTGTTTATTGAAAACCCGGGCAACTCTGTGACGATTAAAGTTACAGCCACTAATATAGCTGGTGATGGTGTGATATATTCAGGTGATGACACCGATCAGGATTTTGCATTTGTTTGTGGCAACTGTTCTGTTGATCCTGATTTTGAAATTGACACCACACCTTCAAATTTATCAGTGTGCTCACCTTCAGATGCAGTTTATGGCCTTGATGTGGTTGGTATCAGTGGTTACACAGATCCGGTAAATTTAAGCGCTGCTGGTACACCTGCTAATGCCACTGTTAACTTTGGATCAACCACAGTGACACCAGGAAACAGTACCACTTTAACCTTGTCAGCTATCGACATGGTGGCACCAGGTTCTTATAACTTTGATGTCCAAGGTCAGTCAACATCAGGAACCAAAGACTATCCTGTCTCACTTTCTGTTTTTGGGTCGATTCCTGGTCAAGTGACTTTAACTGACCCAGCTGATAATGAGTTGAACATTGAATTCATGCCAACTTTCTCTTGGCAAGCAATCAGTAATGCCAGTACCTACTTGATTGAGATTGATGACGACATGAATTTTGGCTCTGTGGATTATTCAATGACCACATCAGAGGTTACTCACAGCATCAATACCAACTTAAACAGTAATACCGTTTATTATTGGAGGGTCAGTGCCAGCAACACCTGTGGTGATTCCATTTATTCTGACGTATTTTCGTTCACAACTTACCCAGCCCCTGGTGATTGCTCGATAGGCAGTTCGGCGCAAGAAGTTTATGGCTATGGCTTTGAAAGTGGCCTAGACACCTGGACAGTTGGAACAAACATTCCTGCGGGACCAGACACCTGGGCTATCAACACAACAAACCCTCATACAGGAACCAATGCCATGCATGCTGAGAATGTGGGAGAAGTTGGAGACCAGATTTTGACCTCACCAGAAATCAGCATCCCTAATGACTTGAACAACCTGACCATGCAATTCTGGAACAACCAAATCATCGAAGATGGCAGTGGCCAATGTTTCGATGGTGGTTTGCTGTTCGTTTCTACGGATGGTGGAAATAATTTTGACCAGGTGACTGATGATAAATTAATAACCGACCCCTATGACTTTACACTCAGTGGTCAATACAGCAACCCCTATGGCGGTTCAAACGCGTGGTGTGGTGACCCCCAGGATTGGCTAAACTCTGTTGTTGATATCAATGACTATTCTGGACAAAATGTGATTTTCAGGTTCCATTTAGCTACAGATTCATCTGTAAATCATGAAGGTTGGTATATTGATGACTTTAAAATCCAAGGTTGTGCTATTGATGACAATGACTTGATATTTGAAAATGGATTTGAAGTTCCTGCACCTTAA
- a CDS encoding chalcone isomerase family protein yields MNKLILLLLLSLTFAPQAIQAQPVEWLTLGQNDYSEGYKTLYRLKLEVPKGVHDAYDIKKGMQVMRFKLTWLPPVTQQSDVHSHFKNLLEATFKSPEDLKFNQITLTRFYTKLPEAQRHDEWLFEYSPQTGTKILIKGKKIHSLIGSEANDALIQAWLHKSPVVTAKLMKRLLKAQK; encoded by the coding sequence ATGAATAAGTTAATTTTGCTGTTATTATTATCACTGACATTTGCACCTCAAGCAATTCAGGCCCAACCTGTGGAATGGCTTACTTTAGGTCAAAACGACTATTCTGAAGGATATAAAACTTTATATCGATTAAAGTTAGAAGTCCCTAAAGGGGTGCATGATGCTTATGACATTAAAAAAGGCATGCAAGTTATGCGTTTCAAGCTCACCTGGTTGCCTCCAGTAACCCAACAATCAGACGTTCATTCACATTTTAAAAACTTGTTAGAAGCCACTTTTAAATCCCCTGAAGACTTGAAGTTCAACCAGATTACATTGACCCGCTTTTATACAAAACTACCCGAAGCTCAAAGACACGACGAATGGCTTTTTGAATACTCGCCTCAAACGGGTACAAAAATATTAATTAAGGGCAAAAAAATACACAGTTTAATTGGTTCTGAAGCCAATGACGCGCTGATTCAAGCGTGGCTCCATAAATCACCTGTTGTGACTGCTAAATTAATGAAGCGCTTGTTAAAGGCACAAAAATAA
- a CDS encoding symmetrical bis(5'-nucleosyl)-tetraphosphatase has product MAHYIIGDVQGCFDAFKGLLKAIDFNEAQDRITFCGDLVNRGGQSLKMLRWVYAHQHCCDSVLGNHDLSLLARYHCPEKRGNNKEFEKIFKAKDCQVLMDWLIQRPLLFEYETCWVVHAGFYPSWNPQKWHKHANRVSKSMQKDPQLFFKNMFGNYPLRWSEVTDKVEKVRFIVNAMTRMRFLKSSGSGLNLDESGTLRQNTKLMPWFRHPRIAKVGKKIVFGHWSALGLYQDNHVICLDTGKVWGGLLTALRLDDGILFQV; this is encoded by the coding sequence GTGGCGCATTACATCATTGGTGACGTTCAAGGTTGTTTTGATGCATTTAAGGGGCTGCTGAAAGCAATTGACTTTAATGAAGCACAAGATCGCATCACTTTTTGTGGTGACTTGGTCAACCGGGGTGGTCAATCATTAAAAATGCTCAGGTGGGTTTATGCACATCAGCATTGTTGTGATTCTGTACTCGGCAACCATGATTTGAGTTTGTTAGCCAGATACCATTGTCCTGAGAAAAGAGGGAATAACAAAGAATTTGAAAAAATTTTCAAAGCCAAAGATTGTCAGGTTTTGATGGATTGGTTGATTCAACGTCCTTTGTTGTTTGAATATGAAACATGCTGGGTGGTTCATGCCGGTTTTTACCCTTCGTGGAATCCTCAAAAATGGCATAAACATGCCAACAGGGTAAGCAAATCAATGCAAAAAGACCCTCAGTTGTTTTTTAAAAACATGTTTGGAAACTATCCATTGAGGTGGTCAGAAGTTACTGATAAGGTTGAGAAAGTACGGTTTATTGTCAATGCCATGACACGGATGCGGTTCTTGAAAAGTTCTGGAAGTGGTCTGAATTTAGATGAGAGTGGCACTTTGCGCCAGAATACGAAACTTATGCCTTGGTTTCGGCATCCTCGGATAGCCAAAGTGGGTAAAAAAATAGTATTTGGTCACTGGTCAGCATTGGGCCTTTATCAAGACAACCATGTGATCTGTTTGGATACAGGTAAAGTGTGGGGAGGTTTATTAACTGCTTTGCGTTTGGATGATGGGATTTTGTTTCAGGTATAA
- a CDS encoding DUF1338 domain-containing protein — protein MSGVETLFNNLWLQYTAINPQAEAIHQLLTERGETVVNDHIAIRTFNTQKLGIDSIAQVFVDLGYVKKDAYDFSSKKLNAFHYEHPENPNHPKVFISELQVEAFSEEVQEIIKKLDDQVDVTAPFESDFIYSGRPWELTFDDYIRLLQESEYAAWTAAFGYRANHFTVSINHLTTFFDIESLNDFILNNDFAMNESGGLIKGTPEQLLEQSSTMAPLVNLAFSDANHLVPSCFYEFAKRYPMDSGRLYQGFIAASADKIFESTDAK, from the coding sequence ATGTCAGGCGTAGAAACATTATTTAATAATTTATGGCTTCAATATACAGCCATTAACCCCCAAGCCGAAGCCATACATCAGTTGTTAACTGAGCGTGGGGAAACAGTGGTTAATGACCACATTGCCATTCGGACTTTTAACACGCAAAAACTAGGTATAGATTCGATTGCACAAGTTTTTGTAGATTTGGGTTATGTCAAAAAAGATGCTTATGATTTTTCGAGCAAAAAGCTCAATGCCTTTCACTACGAACACCCAGAAAATCCCAACCACCCCAAAGTGTTCATCAGTGAATTACAAGTAGAGGCATTTTCTGAAGAAGTGCAAGAGATCATCAAAAAACTTGATGACCAGGTTGATGTGACCGCACCTTTTGAAAGTGATTTCATTTATTCTGGCCGCCCTTGGGAATTAACTTTTGATGACTACATTCGCCTGCTACAAGAAAGTGAGTATGCCGCTTGGACCGCAGCCTTTGGTTATCGAGCCAACCATTTTACTGTTTCAATCAACCACCTCACTACTTTCTTTGATATTGAATCATTGAATGACTTTATATTAAACAATGATTTTGCCATGAATGAATCTGGTGGCTTAATTAAAGGCACCCCTGAGCAACTTTTAGAACAATCGTCAACCATGGCACCTTTGGTCAATTTGGCTTTCAGCGATGCCAACCACTTGGTTCCCAGTTGCTTCTATGAGTTTGCCAAACGATATCCCATGGACTCTGGACGCTTGTATCAAGGTTTTATCGCTGCATCAGCTGATAAAATATTCGAAAGTACAGACGCCAAATAA
- a CDS encoding NnrS family protein, with protein sequence MNIPLNDLNAKASVKGLAIWQLGFRPFFFCASLYAVVTMLLWLGIRHGLHFPGLNYYGINLWHAHEMVFGYGLAVIAGFLLTAIKNWTGVPTASHRHLKMLVLLWLLGRVVAFVPAVPNLVIAVVDVLFGVVLTFYVAHPLVKVGNKRNYKMIVLVALFFTMNLMTHVMLLSQQPLYAMQMTGTALFLMLLLIGVMAGRVFPMFSQNGVTEHYKAKSYPWVEKLWPPVMIAFVVTINWFRLTEWGTWLLLALSLVSFGLHAARLMGWYNHQIWQKPLVWVLHVAYGFLVLGFAATAVSVFKPFGYFLALHLFTVGCLAMVTLGMMARVSFGHTGRNLHQPPQVLFWSFSLLVASTVIRVLFPAFKLMSYQAVIDLSGGLWVLAFGLFFIRYTGIWLKPRVDGQPG encoded by the coding sequence ATGAATATTCCATTGAATGATTTAAATGCCAAAGCCTCTGTAAAAGGCTTGGCTATATGGCAACTGGGTTTTCGCCCTTTTTTCTTTTGTGCCAGTTTATATGCGGTTGTGACCATGCTGTTGTGGCTGGGTATCCGGCATGGATTGCATTTTCCTGGTCTGAACTATTACGGCATCAATTTATGGCATGCACATGAAATGGTTTTTGGCTATGGTTTGGCTGTGATCGCTGGATTTTTACTCACAGCTATTAAGAATTGGACGGGTGTGCCAACTGCCTCCCATCGGCACTTAAAAATGCTGGTTTTGTTGTGGTTATTAGGGAGGGTGGTGGCTTTTGTTCCTGCTGTACCTAACCTGGTTATTGCTGTGGTTGATGTATTGTTTGGCGTTGTTTTGACTTTTTATGTTGCCCATCCGTTGGTCAAAGTGGGTAACAAACGCAATTACAAGATGATCGTTTTGGTGGCTTTATTTTTCACTATGAATCTGATGACCCATGTCATGTTACTTTCACAACAACCGTTGTATGCGATGCAAATGACAGGCACGGCATTGTTTTTGATGTTGTTGTTGATTGGTGTGATGGCCGGCCGTGTATTCCCTATGTTCAGCCAAAATGGTGTAACCGAACATTACAAAGCCAAATCTTATCCTTGGGTTGAAAAGCTGTGGCCGCCAGTGATGATTGCATTTGTTGTGACCATCAACTGGTTCAGGTTGACAGAATGGGGGACTTGGTTGTTGTTGGCTTTGTCTTTGGTCAGTTTTGGACTGCATGCTGCCAGGTTGATGGGTTGGTATAACCACCAAATTTGGCAAAAGCCATTGGTTTGGGTTTTGCATGTGGCTTATGGTTTCTTGGTGCTTGGCTTTGCTGCCACTGCCGTGTCGGTGTTTAAACCATTTGGCTATTTTTTGGCCTTGCACTTGTTTACAGTGGGGTGCTTGGCGATGGTGACTTTGGGTATGATGGCTAGGGTCAGTTTTGGTCATACGGGCAGGAATTTACATCAACCGCCTCAGGTTTTATTTTGGTCATTCAGTTTGTTGGTGGCATCAACGGTTATTCGTGTACTATTTCCAGCGTTCAAGCTTATGTCATATCAGGCTGTGATTGATTTGTCTGGTGGCTTGTGGGTACTTGCTTTTGGTTTGTTTTTCATTCGTTACACCGGGATTTGGTTAAAACCTCGTGTTGATGGCCAGCCAGGTTGA
- a CDS encoding peptide chain release factor 3, whose amino-acid sequence MSEHQNRRTFAIISHPDAGKTTITEKILLFGGAIQVAGSVKSRKSDKHATSDWMEMEKERGISVTSSVMQFPYKGRTVNLLDTPGHADFSEDTYRTLTAVDSALMVIDCAKGVEERTIKLMEVCRLRTTPIFTFINKLDREGKEPIELLDEVEDVLKINCAPITWPIGMGKRLKGVYHFLNDEIMLYEAGKNYETQEATIIKGLHSPEFDDALGDVAAEFREELELVQGASHEFDLDAYLAGELTPVFFGSAINNFGVEPLLDAFVENAPAPQPRAAEERTVDPSENKCTGFIFKIQANMDPNHRDRVAFMRICSGVFKQGMKLKNTRSGKDIKIPNALTFLAEQREHVAEAHPGDIIGIHNHGTISIGDSFTEGEQLQFTGIPSFAPELFRRARLKDPLKLKALQKGLAQLSEEGATQFFKPLISNELILGAVGVLQFEVVAYRLEREYNVHAIFENVQTRTAWWVDSDNDKKMQQFLNKNEANLARDAHGHLVYLAPSMVNLQLAQERHPDIRFHNTTENLKT is encoded by the coding sequence ATGAGCGAACACCAAAACAGACGCACATTTGCCATTATTTCGCATCCTGATGCGGGTAAAACCACCATCACAGAAAAAATCCTTTTATTTGGTGGTGCGATTCAAGTTGCAGGCTCTGTAAAATCCAGAAAATCTGATAAACACGCCACATCTGACTGGATGGAGATGGAAAAAGAGCGCGGTATTTCTGTCACATCTTCTGTGATGCAGTTTCCTTACAAAGGTCGCACAGTCAACTTACTGGACACACCTGGCCATGCCGACTTCTCAGAAGATACTTACCGCACCCTGACCGCCGTTGACTCGGCTTTGATGGTCATAGATTGCGCCAAAGGTGTAGAGGAACGAACCATCAAATTGATGGAAGTTTGTCGCTTAAGAACCACCCCTATTTTTACTTTCATCAACAAGTTAGACCGCGAAGGTAAAGAACCGATTGAGCTATTAGACGAAGTAGAAGACGTACTGAAAATCAATTGTGCACCAATCACTTGGCCGATCGGGATGGGTAAACGACTCAAAGGTGTTTATCATTTTTTGAATGATGAAATCATGCTTTATGAAGCAGGTAAAAACTACGAAACACAAGAAGCCACCATCATCAAAGGTTTACATTCACCAGAGTTTGATGACGCTTTGGGTGATGTTGCTGCAGAATTTCGTGAAGAATTAGAGTTGGTTCAAGGCGCTTCTCATGAATTTGACTTAGATGCGTATTTGGCTGGCGAGTTGACCCCTGTCTTTTTTGGTTCTGCGATTAACAACTTTGGTGTTGAGCCATTACTAGACGCCTTTGTTGAAAATGCCCCTGCGCCACAACCTCGCGCGGCTGAAGAGCGAACTGTTGATCCGTCAGAAAATAAATGTACTGGTTTTATCTTCAAAATTCAGGCCAATATGGACCCCAATCACCGAGATCGCGTGGCCTTCATGCGCATCTGTTCGGGCGTGTTCAAACAAGGCATGAAGCTGAAAAACACGCGTTCCGGCAAAGACATTAAAATTCCCAATGCCCTGACTTTCTTAGCCGAACAACGTGAACACGTAGCAGAAGCACATCCAGGTGATATCATCGGCATCCATAACCATGGCACCATATCAATTGGAGACTCGTTCACTGAAGGTGAGCAGCTACAATTCACAGGCATACCCAGTTTTGCACCTGAATTATTCCGTCGTGCACGCTTGAAAGACCCACTGAAATTAAAAGCCCTACAAAAAGGATTGGCGCAATTGTCTGAAGAAGGTGCGACACAATTTTTCAAACCTTTGATCAGTAACGAATTGATTTTGGGTGCGGTTGGTGTGTTGCAGTTTGAAGTGGTCGCTTATAGATTGGAACGAGAATACAATGTGCATGCCATTTTTGAAAATGTTCAAACCCGAACCGCTTGGTGGGTTGATTCAGATAACGATAAAAAAATGCAGCAATTTCTCAATAAAAATGAAGCCAATTTGGCCCGTGATGCGCACGGTCACTTGGTTTACTTAGCACCTTCAATGGTCAACTTACAACTGGCCCAAGAACGCCATCCAGACATCCGCTTCCACAACACCACAGAAAATTTAAAAACTTAA
- a CDS encoding glutamine--tRNA ligase/YqeY domain fusion protein, which produces MTDKNVTENFITQIIDADLASGKHNKILTRFPPEPNGYLHVGHAKAICLNFGLAQDYKATCNLRFDDTNPEKESNEYAESIKNDIKWLGFDWGENNFHASDYFEQLYGFAVQLIEKGVAYVDDQSIEEIRENRGNYTTPGKNSPYRDRSVEENLTLFKAMRAGDFADGAKVLRAKIDMLSGNINMRDPVLYRIKRMHHINTGDAWCIYPMYDFTHCLSDAIEGITHSLCTLEFEDHRPLYDWVIDNVDIECHPQQIEFSRLNVSYTITSKRKLNQLVEENLVDGWDDPRMSTISGMRRRGYPPEAIRSFVKDVGISKKESVISMTVLEDSVRNVLNKTAPRVMGVLRPLKVVIENYPEDKVEILTGSNHPQDESFGSREIPFSREIYVEQSDYKENANRKFFRLTEGREVRLRHAYYITCKEAIKDAEGNVIELRCTYDPESRGGTADGRKVKGTIHWISAAHAEPIEVRLYDRLFNHPKPASVENFLDTINPDSLEIIHNAMLEPGIVDQNSDAAYQFERNAYFKRDKTYEKDKPIFNQVVTMRDSWAKLEQES; this is translated from the coding sequence ATGACAGACAAGAACGTCACAGAAAATTTTATTACTCAAATCATTGATGCTGATTTGGCCAGCGGTAAGCACAACAAAATACTGACACGATTCCCACCGGAACCCAATGGTTATTTGCACGTGGGTCATGCCAAAGCGATATGTTTGAACTTTGGTTTGGCACAAGATTATAAAGCAACATGTAACTTACGCTTTGATGACACCAACCCTGAAAAAGAAAGCAATGAATATGCAGAATCAATCAAGAACGACATCAAATGGCTGGGTTTTGATTGGGGCGAAAATAATTTTCATGCTTCGGACTATTTTGAGCAACTGTATGGCTTTGCAGTTCAGTTAATTGAAAAAGGCGTGGCTTATGTCGATGACCAATCCATAGAAGAAATTCGAGAAAACCGTGGTAATTACACCACACCAGGTAAAAACAGTCCTTACCGTGACCGCTCGGTTGAAGAAAACTTAACTTTATTTAAAGCCATGAGGGCCGGTGATTTTGCTGATGGTGCCAAAGTTTTGCGTGCCAAAATAGACATGCTTTCTGGCAACATCAATATGCGTGACCCTGTACTTTACAGGATCAAGCGCATGCACCACATAAACACAGGTGATGCTTGGTGCATTTATCCGATGTATGATTTTACCCATTGTCTGTCGGATGCCATCGAGGGCATCACGCATTCTTTGTGTACGCTTGAATTCGAAGACCATAGGCCCTTGTATGATTGGGTCATTGATAATGTAGACATCGAATGTCACCCGCAACAGATTGAATTTTCGCGTTTGAATGTGTCCTATACCATCACATCTAAACGCAAGCTGAATCAACTGGTTGAAGAAAATTTGGTTGATGGCTGGGATGACCCGCGAATGTCAACCATCTCAGGAATGCGCCGCCGTGGCTATCCGCCTGAAGCCATCAGAAGTTTTGTCAAAGATGTGGGCATCAGCAAAAAAGAATCTGTGATTTCAATGACGGTTCTTGAAGATTCGGTCCGTAATGTTTTAAACAAAACCGCACCACGTGTGATGGGAGTGCTTAGACCGCTTAAAGTGGTGATTGAGAATTACCCAGAAGACAAAGTGGAAATACTCACTGGCAGTAACCACCCACAAGATGAGTCATTTGGTTCGCGTGAAATCCCTTTCAGCCGTGAAATATACGTAGAACAAAGTGATTACAAAGAAAATGCCAATCGCAAGTTTTTCCGCCTCACTGAGGGCAGGGAAGTGCGTTTGCGTCATGCTTATTACATCACCTGCAAAGAAGCCATTAAAGACGCTGAAGGTAATGTAATTGAGCTGCGCTGTACCTATGATCCTGAGAGTCGTGGCGGCACAGCAGACGGTCGTAAAGTGAAAGGCACCATTCACTGGATTTCTGCGGCTCACGCTGAACCCATTGAAGTGCGTTTGTATGATCGTTTGTTTAATCACCCTAAGCCTGCGTCAGTGGAAAACTTTTTAGACACCATCAATCCAGACTCCTTGGAAATCATCCACAATGCCATGTTAGAACCAGGTATTGTTGATCAAAACAGTGATGCGGCTTATCAGTTTGAGCGCAATGCTTATTTCAAACGTGATAAGACTTATGAAAAGGACAAGCCCATTTTTAATCAAGTGGTCACCATGCGTGATTCATGGGCTAAATTAGAACAAGAAAGCTAA